Proteins co-encoded in one Arachis hypogaea cultivar Tifrunner chromosome 11, arahy.Tifrunner.gnm2.J5K5, whole genome shotgun sequence genomic window:
- the LOC112723045 gene encoding uncharacterized protein isoform X3, with amino-acid sequence MGNKSSDGPMLDCMENLCLRLLKIWIEDLDFYFSLYGSVITFAVHGYLYNILADVKMCSNSIAGSLLSWSSPLHELDNFILGSPRHSFLNIHIHFQPISPGEISTTPCRRP; translated from the exons ATGGGCAACAAATCCAGTGACGGTCCTATGTTGGACTGCATGGAGAACCTCTGCCTTAGATTGTTAAAGATCTGGATTGAAGATCTCGATTTCTACTTCAGCTTGTATGGTTCTGTCATCACTTTTGCTGTTCACGGCTATCTGTACAACATTCTAGCTGAT GTGAAAATGTGCTCCAATTCAATCGCAGGTTCCCTATTATCGTGGTCTTCACCACTGCATGAGCTAGACAATTTCATTCTTGGGAGTCCAAGGCACTCCTTTCTCAA CATCCACATTCACTTTCAGCCAATCTCCCCAGGGGAGATCTCCACCACACCGT
- the LOC112724099 gene encoding uncharacterized protein: MGCGKSKPADVASGNTTTVQRKKNPSVPTADVKETIKDHKISNNTVEKNQAEKNDVKEEKEKNNGATPAADESKNKNEDSKKVQQEEKLENKSKEGDAAAAVEEEKTKEAVIQVIADEKKKEEDDSLKKENNVEEDNNNKVDFVPAPVTADEKNDAEKKEQQEESVVVKEEVLTSKETEKQEEAPSSKETEKSEESPAKEDGESKDTTTVVSTSEEGQDQKN; encoded by the exons ATGGGTTGTGGGAAATCAAAACCCGCAGATGTTGCTTCTGGAAACACAACTACCGTCCAGCGCAAGAAGAATCCAAGCGTACCCACGGCAGATGTGAAAGAAACCATTaaggaccacaaaatcagcaaCAACACTGTTGAAAAGAATCAAGCAGAGAAGAATGATgtcaaggaggagaaggagaaaaataATGGAGCTACTCCTGCTGCTGATGAGTCCAAAAACAAGAATGAAGATAGTAAAAaggtgcaacaagaggagaaatTGGAGAACAAGAGCAAGGAAGGTGATGCTGCTGCTGCTGTAGAGGAAGAGAAAACAAAGGAAGCTGTTATTCAAGTTATTGCtgatgagaagaagaaggaggaggatgattcgttgaagaaagagaataatgttgaagaggataataataataaggtggaTTTTGTTCCTGCTCCTGTTACTGCAGATGAAAAGAATGAtgcagaaaagaaagaacaacaag AAGAGAGTGTTGTAGTCAAGGAAGAAGTATTAACAAGCAAAGAAACAGAGAAACAGGAAGAGGCTCCAAGCAGCAAAGAAACAGAGAAAAGCGAAGAGTCTCCGGCAAAAGAAGATGGAGAAAGCAAAGACACAACAACGGTAGTTTCAACCTCTGAAGAAGGCCAAGACCAAAAGAATTGA